A genome region from Sphingobium sp. WTD-1 includes the following:
- a CDS encoding aldo/keto reductase encodes MEKRLLGKSGLEVSAIGLGCMGLNFGYGTAVSQDEGIRLIRAAVDFGVTFFDTAEVYGPYTNEEMVGAALAPVRDQVVIATKFGFDIGAGLGALNSRPDNIRAVADASLKRLGVEVIDLFYQHRVDPAVPIEHVAGAVKDLIAEGKVRHFGLSEPSAATVRRAHAVQPVAALQNEYSLWTRGPETNGILETCAELGIGFVPYSPLGKGFLTGAIGKDTALAEGDFRNSLPRFAAEAREKNLALVDLLKGIAAEKDATPAQIAIAWLLAQKPWIVPIPGTTKLHRLEENLGAAKVELTDADLTRIREAADTIPVEGERYPPHLLEIVGR; translated from the coding sequence ATGGAAAAGCGACTTTTGGGCAAGAGCGGGCTGGAGGTCTCGGCCATTGGCCTGGGCTGCATGGGCCTCAACTTCGGCTATGGCACCGCCGTCAGCCAGGATGAAGGGATCAGATTGATCCGTGCAGCTGTCGACTTCGGTGTCACCTTCTTCGACACGGCGGAGGTCTATGGCCCCTATACCAACGAGGAAATGGTCGGCGCCGCGCTGGCGCCGGTGCGCGACCAGGTGGTGATCGCCACCAAGTTCGGCTTCGACATCGGCGCAGGCCTTGGCGCGCTCAACAGCCGGCCGGACAATATCCGCGCGGTGGCGGACGCCTCGCTCAAGCGGCTGGGTGTAGAGGTGATCGATCTTTTCTACCAGCATCGCGTCGATCCGGCCGTGCCGATCGAGCATGTGGCGGGGGCCGTCAAGGACCTGATCGCCGAGGGCAAGGTCAGGCATTTCGGCCTGTCCGAGCCGTCGGCCGCGACCGTTCGCCGCGCCCATGCGGTTCAGCCGGTCGCTGCGCTCCAGAATGAATATTCGCTCTGGACCCGCGGCCCGGAAACCAACGGCATCCTCGAAACCTGCGCGGAACTGGGTATCGGCTTCGTGCCCTACAGCCCGCTCGGCAAGGGGTTCCTGACCGGTGCGATCGGTAAGGATACGGCGCTGGCCGAAGGCGACTTCCGCAACAGCCTGCCGCGTTTTGCTGCCGAGGCGCGGGAGAAGAACCTGGCGCTGGTCGATCTGCTCAAGGGCATCGCGGCCGAGAAGGACGCGACCCCGGCACAGATCGCGATCGCCTGGCTGCTGGCGCAGAAGCCGTGGATCGTGCCGATCCCCGGCACGACCAAGCTCCACCGGCTGGAGGAAAATCTGGGCGCAGCCAAGGTCGAACTGACTGATGCGGACCTGACCCGCATTCGGGAGGCGGCCGATACGATCCCGGTGGAGGGCGAGCGCTACCCGCCGCATCTGCTCGAAATCGTCGGGCGCTAA
- a CDS encoding iron-sulfur cluster assembly scaffold protein: MSASLYNNDILRLAASIPHHQRLADPQASVEKRSPTCGSRITADVRMADGRLAEIGLDVKACALGQASAALMAAQAIGLTADELAEARDKLAAYLSGESEDLDFWPGLAVLAPARGYPARHPSIRLGFEAIAEAARMADA; encoded by the coding sequence ATGAGCGCATCCCTCTACAATAACGACATTCTTCGCCTCGCCGCGAGCATCCCGCACCACCAGCGGCTGGCCGATCCGCAGGCCAGCGTTGAGAAGCGGTCACCGACCTGCGGCTCGCGCATCACCGCCGACGTCCGCATGGCCGACGGCAGGCTCGCCGAAATCGGCCTGGATGTGAAGGCCTGCGCCCTGGGCCAGGCCTCCGCCGCGCTGATGGCGGCGCAGGCGATCGGCCTCACTGCTGACGAACTGGCAGAGGCGCGCGACAAGCTGGCCGCCTATCTGTCGGGCGAGAGCGAGGATCTGGATTTCTGGCCCGGCCTTGCGGTGCTGGCGCCGGCCCGCGGCTATCCCGCGCGCCACCCCTCGATCCGTCTGGGCTTCGAGGCGATCGCCGAAGCCGCGCGGATGGCGGACGCCTGA
- a CDS encoding LysR family transcriptional regulator, with protein sequence MRREELVDLNAFLMVADTGNFTRAAALLGTSQSALSHTIRRLETRLGVRLLTRTTRSVSLTEAGDRLSATLRPALDSIATELASLGDLRERPAGTIRITAAEHASNTVVWPALQRLLPRYPDIHVELSIDSGFVDIVKERFDAGVRLGEAIAKDMVAVRIGPDLRMIVVGAPAYFASRPVPRTPQDLAAHDCINLRLRSAGGLYAWELEKDGHEIRVRVEGQLAFNSIEMIRRAALAGFGLAFVMEDQVRADIDEGRLIPVLEDWCPPFAGYHLYYPSRRQPAAAFSILVDALRYRGP encoded by the coding sequence ATGCGGCGCGAAGAGCTGGTCGACCTCAACGCCTTCCTGATGGTCGCCGACACCGGCAATTTCACCCGAGCGGCCGCGCTGCTCGGCACGTCGCAGTCCGCGCTCAGCCATACCATCAGGCGGCTGGAAACGCGCCTGGGCGTGCGCCTGCTCACCCGCACCACCCGCAGCGTCTCCCTGACCGAGGCCGGCGATCGCCTGTCCGCCACGCTACGCCCGGCACTCGACAGCATCGCGACCGAACTCGCCTCGCTCGGCGACCTGCGCGAACGGCCGGCCGGCACCATCCGCATCACCGCCGCCGAACATGCCAGCAACACGGTCGTCTGGCCAGCATTGCAACGGCTGTTGCCACGCTATCCCGACATCCATGTCGAATTGAGCATCGATTCCGGCTTTGTCGACATCGTCAAGGAACGCTTCGATGCCGGCGTGCGGCTGGGCGAAGCGATCGCCAAGGATATGGTCGCCGTGCGCATCGGCCCGGACCTGCGCATGATCGTGGTCGGCGCGCCCGCCTATTTCGCCAGCCGCCCGGTGCCGCGCACGCCGCAGGATCTGGCCGCGCATGACTGCATCAATCTCCGCCTGCGCAGCGCCGGCGGCCTCTATGCTTGGGAGCTGGAAAAGGATGGCCATGAAATCCGGGTGCGGGTGGAGGGGCAACTGGCCTTCAACAGTATAGAGATGATCCGCCGCGCCGCCCTTGCCGGCTTCGGCCTCGCCTTCGTGATGGAGGATCAGGTGCGTGCAGATATCGACGAAGGCAGGCTGATCCCGGTGCTGGAGGACTGGTGCCCGCCCTTTGCCGGCTATCATCTTTATTATCCCAGCCGCCGCCAGCCCGCCGCCGCGTTCAGCATATTGGTCGACGCGCTGCGCTATCGCGGTCCCTAG
- a CDS encoding YaiI/YqxD family protein: MHILVDADACPVKEEIYKVAFRHGVPVTIVSNSPIRIPAHDLIDRVVVSDGFDAADDWIAERAGADTLCITADILLADRCLKAGAGVIAPNGKPFTSASIGSAIAVRAIMADLRAGAVGDPVGGPPPFSKADRSRFLSALDEAIVRMKRGR; this comes from the coding sequence ATGCACATATTGGTCGATGCCGACGCCTGCCCGGTGAAGGAGGAAATCTACAAGGTTGCCTTTCGCCATGGCGTGCCGGTCACCATCGTCAGCAACAGCCCGATCCGCATTCCGGCGCATGACCTGATCGACCGCGTGGTGGTGAGCGACGGATTCGACGCCGCCGACGACTGGATCGCCGAACGCGCCGGTGCCGATACGCTGTGCATCACCGCCGACATCCTGCTCGCCGACCGTTGCCTTAAGGCCGGGGCCGGGGTGATCGCGCCCAATGGCAAGCCCTTTACCAGCGCCTCGATCGGCAGCGCCATCGCGGTGCGGGCGATCATGGCGGACCTGCGCGCCGGCGCGGTCGGCGATCCGGTCGGCGGCCCACCGCCTTTCTCCAAGGCCGATCGATCCCGCTTCCTGTCCGCGCTGGACGAGGCGATCGTGCGGATGAAGCGGGGGCGGTGA
- the dxs gene encoding 1-deoxy-D-xylulose-5-phosphate synthase, translating into MSNPSTPLLDTVKIPADLRKLQPDQLRQLADELRAETIAAVGVTGGHLGSGLGVVELTTAIHYVFDTPNDKLVWDVGHQCYPHKILTGRRDRIRTLRQGGGLSGFTKRAESEYDPFGAAHSSTSISAALGFAVANKMQDKPGKGIAVIGDGAMSAGMAYEAMNNAREAGNRLVVILNDNDMSIAPPVGGLSAYLARLVSSREFLGLRDMAKKLARKLPRPLHKAAKKTDEFARGMATGGTLFEELGFYYVGPIDGHNLEHLIPVLENVRDAAEGPCLIHVVTQKGKGYGPAEAAADKYHGVQKFDVITGTQAKAPPGPPSYTNVFAQALIAEAERDPRVCAITAAMPSGTGLDKFELAFPDRIFDVGIAEQHAVTFAAGLAAQGMRPFCAIYSTFLQRAYDQVVHDVAIQNLPVRFAIDRAGLVGADGSTHAGSFDVTYLASLPNFVVMAAADEAELTHMVHTCAVHDSGPIAVRYPRGNGTGVAMPQVPEALEIGKGRVVREGRQVAILSLGTRLEEAMKAADTLEAKGLSASVVDLRFAKPLDEALIRRMLTTHEVAVTIEEGSIGGLGAHVLTLASDLGLTDHGLKIRTMRLPDIFQDQDKPEQQYADARLDADAIVDTVLTALRHNSAGVEEARA; encoded by the coding sequence ATGTCCAATCCGTCCACGCCGTTGCTCGACACCGTCAAGATACCCGCCGACCTGCGCAAGCTGCAGCCCGACCAGCTCCGCCAGCTGGCCGATGAACTGCGCGCCGAAACCATCGCCGCCGTCGGCGTGACCGGCGGCCATCTGGGGTCGGGCCTGGGTGTCGTGGAACTGACCACCGCCATCCATTATGTGTTCGACACGCCCAACGACAAGCTGGTCTGGGACGTTGGCCATCAATGCTATCCGCACAAGATATTGACCGGCCGGCGCGACCGCATCCGCACCCTTCGCCAGGGCGGCGGCCTCAGCGGCTTCACCAAGCGCGCCGAGAGCGAATATGACCCGTTCGGCGCAGCGCACAGTTCGACCTCAATCAGCGCGGCGCTCGGCTTTGCCGTCGCCAACAAGATGCAGGACAAGCCCGGCAAGGGCATCGCCGTGATCGGCGATGGCGCCATGTCGGCCGGCATGGCCTATGAGGCGATGAACAATGCGCGCGAGGCGGGCAACCGTCTGGTCGTCATCCTCAACGACAATGACATGTCGATCGCCCCGCCGGTCGGTGGCTTGTCCGCCTATCTCGCCCGACTGGTGTCGAGCCGCGAGTTTCTGGGCCTGCGCGACATGGCGAAGAAGCTGGCGCGCAAGCTGCCCCGCCCACTGCACAAGGCAGCCAAGAAGACCGACGAATTCGCGCGCGGCATGGCGACCGGCGGCACCCTGTTCGAGGAACTGGGCTTCTATTATGTCGGCCCGATCGACGGCCATAATCTCGAGCATCTGATCCCGGTGCTGGAAAATGTCCGTGATGCGGCCGAAGGGCCGTGCCTGATCCATGTCGTGACCCAGAAGGGCAAGGGCTATGGCCCGGCCGAGGCAGCCGCCGACAAATATCATGGCGTGCAGAAGTTCGACGTCATCACCGGCACCCAGGCGAAGGCCCCTCCGGGTCCGCCCAGCTACACCAATGTCTTTGCCCAGGCGCTGATCGCCGAGGCAGAGCGCGATCCGCGCGTCTGCGCGATCACCGCCGCCATGCCGTCGGGCACGGGCCTCGACAAGTTCGAGCTGGCCTTCCCCGACCGCATTTTCGACGTCGGCATCGCCGAACAGCATGCGGTGACTTTCGCTGCCGGCCTCGCGGCCCAGGGGATGCGCCCCTTCTGCGCCATCTATTCGACCTTCCTGCAACGCGCCTATGACCAGGTGGTGCATGATGTCGCGATCCAGAACCTGCCGGTGCGTTTTGCCATCGACCGCGCCGGCCTGGTCGGCGCCGACGGATCGACCCATGCCGGCAGCTTCGACGTCACCTATCTCGCCAGCCTGCCCAATTTCGTGGTGATGGCCGCCGCCGACGAGGCGGAACTGACGCACATGGTCCACACCTGCGCCGTGCATGACAGCGGGCCGATCGCGGTGCGCTATCCCCGCGGCAATGGCACGGGTGTCGCCATGCCGCAGGTTCCCGAAGCGCTGGAGATCGGCAAGGGCCGCGTCGTGCGCGAAGGGCGCCAGGTCGCGATCCTGTCGCTCGGCACCCGACTGGAGGAAGCGATGAAGGCGGCCGACACGCTGGAGGCCAAGGGCCTCTCGGCCTCAGTCGTCGACCTGCGCTTCGCCAAGCCGCTGGACGAGGCGCTGATCCGCCGGATGCTGACCACCCATGAGGTGGCGGTGACGATCGAGGAAGGGTCGATCGGCGGCCTTGGCGCCCATGTCCTCACCCTGGCGAGCGACCTTGGCCTCACCGACCATGGTCTCAAGATCCGCACCATGCGCCTGCCCGACATCTTCCAGGACCAGGACAAGCCCGAACAGCAATATGCCGATGCGCGGCTGGATGCCGATGCGATCGTCGACACGGTGCTGACGGCGCTGCGCCACAACAGTGCCGGGGTGGAGGAAGCGCGGGCCTGA
- a CDS encoding cation:proton antiporter, which translates to MPVAETARSATDVLLSEGVILLGVAVAFVLLFRRFGLGAVLGYLVAGALVGPQGLGLVGGAESKLAIAEIGIVLLLFLVGLELHPARLWRLKRDIFALGLAQVVLCGLALIAIIFYSTGFTWGAAIALGLPLALSSTAQVLPSLKSSGRINSPFGEKVFSILLFQDLSIVPLITIVAALSRNPADAGGPPGWVMAGYTVAAIAGLVLAGRFILRPLLNLVGRQGERELFVAVGLFTVLAAASVMHSLHLSTALGAFVAGVMLADSPYRHEIESDVEPFRSILLGLFFLAVGMVLDLRAVAANPLFVIGMAPMLVATKAAIITLLARLFGMAWQQALSAGLLLSQGGEFGFVLFAQAQNAYLIAPQAASLFSAIVTFSMATTPFLMLFARRFEFAQPKDRDDLPGPEDAPRGSAIIVGYGRFGQTVAQMLMGHGFGVVLIDKKPAQIEVSSRFDMKVYYGDGTRIDLLHRAGADEARLIAFCIDDPSLDARALQPIAEAFPQAALMARVFDRRQLLAMQDLDLAGVVREVFESAVCMGVQAMQTLGVPPEEVEEVERQYRENDSQRLALQIEHGNLLAAKDLMYRPGRGMRLRARGDGEEA; encoded by the coding sequence ATGCCGGTCGCCGAAACCGCCAGGTCGGCCACCGACGTTCTCCTGTCCGAAGGCGTGATCCTGCTGGGCGTCGCCGTGGCCTTCGTCCTGCTGTTCCGCCGCTTCGGCCTGGGTGCGGTGCTGGGCTATCTGGTCGCCGGCGCGCTGGTCGGCCCGCAAGGGCTGGGCCTGGTCGGCGGCGCGGAATCGAAGCTTGCGATTGCAGAAATCGGCATCGTCCTGCTGCTCTTCCTCGTCGGCCTCGAACTCCATCCCGCCCGCCTTTGGCGACTGAAGCGCGACATCTTCGCGCTCGGCCTGGCACAGGTGGTGCTATGCGGCCTCGCCCTCATCGCCATCATCTTCTATTCGACCGGCTTCACCTGGGGCGCGGCGATCGCGCTCGGCCTGCCGCTCGCCCTGTCCTCGACCGCGCAGGTGCTGCCCAGCCTCAAATCCAGCGGCCGCATCAACTCGCCCTTTGGCGAGAAGGTCTTCTCGATCCTGCTGTTCCAGGATCTCTCGATCGTCCCGCTGATCACCATCGTCGCGGCTCTTTCCCGCAATCCGGCCGATGCCGGCGGCCCGCCCGGATGGGTGATGGCCGGCTATACCGTTGCCGCGATCGCCGGGCTGGTGCTGGCCGGCCGCTTCATCCTGCGGCCATTGCTCAACCTGGTCGGGCGTCAGGGCGAACGCGAATTGTTCGTCGCGGTAGGGCTCTTCACCGTGCTGGCCGCCGCGTCGGTGATGCACAGCCTGCACCTCTCGACCGCGCTGGGCGCCTTCGTCGCCGGCGTGATGCTGGCCGACTCCCCCTATCGCCACGAGATCGAATCCGATGTCGAACCGTTCCGTTCGATCCTGCTCGGCCTCTTCTTCCTGGCCGTCGGCATGGTTCTGGACCTGCGCGCCGTCGCCGCCAATCCGCTGTTCGTCATCGGCATGGCGCCGATGCTCGTCGCGACCAAGGCCGCGATCATCACCCTGCTCGCCCGGCTGTTCGGCATGGCCTGGCAACAGGCATTGAGCGCCGGCCTGCTCCTGTCCCAAGGCGGTGAATTCGGCTTCGTCCTCTTTGCCCAGGCGCAGAATGCCTATCTGATCGCGCCGCAGGCGGCGAGCCTATTCAGCGCGATCGTCACCTTCTCGATGGCGACCACCCCCTTCCTGATGCTGTTTGCCCGCCGCTTCGAATTCGCCCAGCCCAAGGATCGTGACGACCTGCCCGGACCGGAGGATGCGCCGCGCGGCAGCGCCATCATCGTGGGCTATGGCCGGTTCGGCCAGACCGTGGCGCAGATGCTGATGGGCCATGGCTTCGGCGTCGTGCTGATCGACAAGAAGCCCGCCCAGATCGAGGTGTCGAGCCGTTTCGACATGAAGGTCTATTATGGCGACGGCACCCGCATCGACCTGCTCCACCGCGCCGGCGCCGACGAAGCCCGCCTGATCGCCTTCTGCATCGACGATCCGTCGCTCGATGCCCGCGCGCTCCAGCCGATTGCCGAGGCCTTCCCGCAGGCCGCCCTGATGGCCCGCGTGTTCGACCGCCGTCAGCTTCTGGCGATGCAGGATCTCGATCTGGCCGGGGTGGTCCGCGAAGTATTCGAATCGGCGGTCTGCATGGGCGTCCAGGCGATGCAGACGCTGGGCGTGCCGCCCGAAGAGGTCGAGGAAGTCGAGCGCCAATATCGCGAAAATGACAGCCAGCGCCTCGCCCTGCAGATCGAGCATGGCAATCTGCTGGCGGCCAAGGATCTGATGTACCGCCCCGGTCGGGGCATGCGCCTGCGCGCGCGCGGAGATGGAGAAGAAGCATGA
- a CDS encoding AAA family ATPase, whose protein sequence is MTRGFLLGKFMPPHAGHQMLIDSARAMVDDLTILVCWLPDDPIPGPLRLQWMRELAPGCRVIGHDAVVPQAPEDSADFWPIWRAIVAQAHPEPIDLLFAGEAYGLRLAQEVGGRFVPLGARILGADRDGLGGLSASAVRADPWSHWRWIAPPVRAHFTRTIVLHGVESTGKSVLAERLARHFDTICVPEYGRAQAEVHSVDMDEADLLLIGAAQSATIAAGQRLANRRLFADTDALMTAAWAEMMIGHVPDALLAHPKADLYLLLEPDVAWIDDGTRIYGDDPVRARFADISRNVLIDNGVNWASVGGDWDSRFTRAVSLIEDLAPPCMTSGFDLAQESE, encoded by the coding sequence ATGACCCGCGGCTTCCTGCTCGGCAAGTTCATGCCGCCTCATGCCGGCCATCAGATGTTGATCGACAGCGCGCGGGCGATGGTGGACGATCTCACCATCCTGGTCTGCTGGCTGCCGGACGATCCGATCCCCGGCCCGCTGCGGCTGCAATGGATGCGCGAACTGGCGCCGGGATGCCGGGTCATCGGCCATGATGCCGTCGTGCCGCAGGCTCCTGAAGACTCCGCCGATTTCTGGCCGATCTGGCGGGCCATCGTGGCGCAGGCCCATCCCGAGCCGATCGACCTGCTGTTCGCGGGCGAAGCCTATGGGCTGCGGCTGGCACAGGAAGTGGGCGGCCGCTTCGTGCCGCTGGGTGCCCGCATATTGGGCGCGGACCGGGACGGACTGGGCGGCCTGTCCGCCAGCGCCGTGCGTGCCGATCCCTGGAGCCATTGGCGCTGGATCGCGCCGCCGGTCCGCGCCCATTTCACCCGCACGATCGTGCTTCATGGTGTCGAAAGCACCGGCAAGTCGGTGCTGGCCGAACGCCTCGCCCGGCATTTCGACACGATCTGTGTGCCCGAATATGGCCGCGCCCAGGCCGAAGTTCACAGCGTCGATATGGACGAGGCCGACCTGCTGCTGATCGGCGCGGCCCAGTCCGCGACGATCGCCGCCGGCCAGCGGCTGGCGAACCGTCGCCTGTTCGCCGACACCGACGCGCTGATGACGGCGGCCTGGGCTGAGATGATGATCGGCCATGTGCCCGACGCGCTGCTCGCCCATCCCAAGGCAGACCTCTATCTGCTGCTGGAACCCGATGTCGCCTGGATCGACGATGGCACGCGCATCTATGGCGACGATCCGGTGCGGGCGCGATTTGCCGATATCAGCCGGAACGTGCTGATCGACAACGGCGTTAACTGGGCTTCGGTCGGCGGGGATTGGGACAGCCGTTTCACCCGCGCCGTTTCCCTGATTGAAGATTTGGCGCCCCCCTGCATGACGTCAGGGTTCGACTTGGCGCAGGAAAGCGAGTAG
- a CDS encoding transcriptional repressor — MADHSHHHHLEPTGKKLADAAQATLEAKDEQWTPMRAAIFDALAAEEKPASAYDIADTVSKARGKRVAPNSVYRILDLFVANNIAMRVESANAYIANAHPGCHHDCIFLVCDSCGQVTHIDNDPITGSLRSVAEKAGFAPVRPVIEVRGTCSACH, encoded by the coding sequence ATGGCAGATCATTCGCACCATCATCATCTCGAACCCACCGGCAAGAAGCTGGCCGACGCGGCGCAGGCTACGCTGGAGGCGAAGGATGAGCAGTGGACGCCAATGCGCGCCGCCATCTTCGACGCGCTGGCAGCCGAGGAAAAGCCGGCATCGGCCTATGATATCGCCGACACCGTGTCCAAGGCGCGCGGCAAGCGGGTCGCGCCCAACAGCGTCTACCGCATCCTCGACCTGTTCGTGGCGAACAATATCGCGATGCGGGTGGAAAGCGCGAACGCCTATATCGCCAACGCCCATCCCGGTTGCCATCATGACTGCATCTTCCTGGTCTGCGACAGTTGCGGCCAGGTGACGCATATCGACAATGATCCCATTACCGGATCGCTGCGGTCGGTGGCGGAAAAGGCCGGCTTCGCGCCGGTGCGTCCGGTGATCGAGGTGCGCGGCACCTGCAGCGCCTGCCACTGA
- a CDS encoding DUF423 domain-containing protein — translation MIAILAALSAALAIAADAFGAHGAASPQAAEWLRTGGLYQLIHAVAVLTIMGITRGGALLLLIGAAIFAVSLYAMALGCPRWLGAVTPIGGAMMIGGWLWAAFAYWQRG, via the coding sequence ATGATCGCCATTCTGGCCGCCCTGTCGGCAGCGCTTGCCATTGCTGCCGATGCCTTTGGCGCCCATGGCGCCGCCAGCCCGCAGGCAGCGGAGTGGCTGCGCACCGGCGGCCTCTATCAGCTGATCCATGCCGTCGCCGTCCTGACGATCATGGGCATTACGCGCGGCGGCGCCCTGTTGCTGCTGATCGGCGCGGCGATCTTTGCCGTCAGCCTCTATGCCATGGCGCTGGGCTGCCCGCGCTGGCTCGGCGCGGTGACGCCGATCGGCGGCGCGATGATGATCGGCGGCTGGCTCTGGGCGGCTTTTGCCTATTGGCAGCGTGGCTGA
- the pnuC gene encoding nicotinamide riboside transporter PnuC gives MTIIEWVAAALGLINVVLVARRSLWNYPFGIAMVALYFFVFFEAKLYSDALLQIFFLIINAYGWWNWVHSEKVADGGIAVARLSVPARLAWIAGTALASLAWGMGMAHYTDAAAPFADAMIAGMSVAAQILQSQRKVESWVLWVAVDALATGLFWSRGLIATAILYAIFFFIALWGLIAWHRTMDQAPA, from the coding sequence ATGACCATCATCGAATGGGTCGCAGCGGCGCTCGGCCTGATCAATGTCGTGCTGGTGGCGCGCCGTTCGCTGTGGAACTATCCGTTCGGCATCGCCATGGTCGCGCTCTATTTCTTCGTCTTCTTCGAGGCGAAGCTCTACAGCGACGCGCTCCTGCAAATCTTCTTCCTGATCATCAATGCCTATGGCTGGTGGAACTGGGTGCATAGCGAGAAGGTCGCCGACGGCGGCATAGCGGTCGCGCGGCTTAGCGTTCCTGCCCGCCTTGCCTGGATCGCGGGCACTGCACTCGCCAGCCTGGCCTGGGGCATGGGCATGGCCCATTACACCGATGCCGCCGCGCCCTTCGCCGACGCCATGATCGCCGGCATGAGCGTCGCCGCACAGATATTGCAGTCGCAGCGCAAGGTCGAAAGCTGGGTGCTGTGGGTGGCGGTCGATGCGCTCGCCACCGGCCTATTCTGGAGCCGTGGCCTGATCGCGACGGCGATCCTCTACGCCATCTTCTTCTTCATCGCGTTATGGGGCCTGATCGCCTGGCACCGCACGATGGATCAGGCGCCGGCATGA
- a CDS encoding DUF4403 family protein produces the protein MGRALPGRHHRWLLLLPLLAACSQKQAVEPPPHANDPVPATSASSIISVPVEIDRALIARAIERAMPRQLWRIDRPGTRCVQPRRVKLLGKQIKVTPPIDCHIIGEVTRGPIRLRGNGRDLIADIPIHAQVSARDIAGLLKGETATGNAMAHARIQLSLDTQWRPHGTLKLSYDWTQTPGIDFLGQRITFADKVDRKIAPVVRDLERQLPRELAKVDLRSKIERLWRSAFTTLSLNDHDPPVWMRVTPQRFLFDGYSNSGAHLRFRLGIEALTETVVGDRPVDPQPTGLPPPARAPIDDALHFFLPVRADYAQLEPVILRALHKRAARPFELPKLGPIIARFDKLTAYGTKGNRIAVGVTLAARPADSKLGDTHGTVWLTARPVNQPNSALVHFEDLQVTGDSDGIGGDILIALAGSPAFSAAIADALSQNFTHDLEELKGKIRRAIGDRKTPHFRIRTNLDSTEIGQISAHGQGLYLPVRATGRAEIRYAGGPL, from the coding sequence TTGGGCAGAGCATTGCCGGGTCGACATCATCGCTGGCTGCTGCTCCTGCCGCTGCTCGCCGCCTGTTCGCAGAAACAGGCGGTAGAACCGCCGCCGCACGCCAATGATCCCGTGCCGGCGACCAGCGCATCTTCGATCATCAGTGTCCCGGTGGAAATCGACCGCGCCCTGATTGCCCGGGCGATCGAGCGGGCCATGCCGCGACAGCTCTGGCGGATCGATCGGCCGGGCACACGCTGCGTCCAGCCCAGGCGGGTCAAATTGCTCGGCAAGCAGATCAAGGTGACGCCACCGATCGACTGCCACATCATCGGCGAAGTCACGCGCGGGCCGATCCGCCTACGCGGCAATGGGCGCGATCTGATCGCCGACATCCCGATCCATGCGCAGGTCAGCGCGCGTGACATTGCCGGGCTGCTGAAGGGCGAAACCGCAACCGGCAACGCCATGGCCCATGCCCGCATCCAGCTCTCGCTCGATACCCAATGGCGCCCCCATGGCACGCTCAAACTCAGCTATGACTGGACCCAGACGCCCGGCATCGACTTTCTGGGCCAGCGCATCACCTTCGCGGACAAGGTGGATCGCAAGATCGCGCCCGTCGTCCGCGACCTCGAACGGCAATTGCCACGGGAACTCGCCAAGGTCGACCTGCGCAGCAAGATCGAGCGGCTGTGGCGTTCGGCCTTCACCACCCTGTCGCTCAATGATCATGATCCGCCGGTATGGATGCGCGTCACGCCGCAACGCTTCCTGTTCGATGGCTATAGCAATAGCGGCGCGCATCTGCGCTTCCGGCTGGGGATCGAGGCGCTGACCGAAACCGTGGTCGGCGACCGGCCGGTCGATCCTCAGCCGACCGGACTGCCACCGCCCGCCCGCGCGCCGATCGATGACGCGCTGCATTTCTTCCTGCCGGTGCGGGCTGATTATGCGCAGCTGGAGCCGGTCATCCTGCGCGCCCTGCACAAGCGCGCCGCGCGCCCGTTCGAGCTGCCAAAGCTCGGCCCGATCATCGCGCGCTTCGACAAACTGACCGCCTATGGCACGAAGGGCAACCGCATCGCAGTGGGCGTCACGCTCGCGGCACGTCCGGCGGACAGCAAGCTGGGCGATACCCATGGCACCGTCTGGCTCACCGCCCGCCCGGTCAACCAGCCCAATTCGGCGCTGGTCCATTTCGAGGATTTGCAGGTCACCGGCGACAGCGACGGCATTGGCGGCGACATCCTGATCGCGCTGGCCGGCAGCCCGGCCTTTTCCGCCGCCATCGCCGACGCGCTCAGCCAGAATTTCACCCATGACCTGGAGGAGTTGAAGGGCAAGATCCGGCGCGCCATCGGCGACCGCAAAACCCCGCATTTCCGTATCCGCACTAATTTGGACAGCACGGAGATCGGCCAGATCAGTGCTCATGGCCAGGGTCTGTACCTGCCGGTGCGGGCAACCGGACGGGCCGAGATCCGCTACGCCGGCGGGCCATTGTAA